The following coding sequences are from one Salvia hispanica cultivar TCC Black 2014 chromosome 3, UniMelb_Shisp_WGS_1.0, whole genome shotgun sequence window:
- the LOC125214940 gene encoding uncharacterized protein LOC125214940: MVDYCNPAMAVASPSLAGGERKHWWLTNKKMVDRYMREARMLIATQEQSEIAAALGLLEAALALAPRMEVALELKARCLLHLRRFKEVADMLQDYIPSLKIVSSDDSSSSASSDNSSTQLSRERVKLLSSSGDEPAFRCFSVSDLRKKVMAGLCKNVDKEGQWRYSVLGQACCHLGLMEEAMVLLQTGKRLATAAFRRESISLSDDIFSFNKFPRSGENLISNQPQTPPKTESESISHLLCHIKLLIRRKAAAIAALDAGLYAEAIRHFSKILDGRRGAPQGFLSECYVHRATAFQSAGRIAEAIADCNRALALETSCIDALTVRAGLFETIRCLPDSLHDLEHLKLLYNSILRDRKLPGPVWKRQSVQYREIPGKLCSLAAKIQQLKQRLASGETGNVDYYALIGLRRGCSRSELERAHLLLTLKHKPDKSSSFIERCEFADEKDVDSVRDRAKMSSLLLYRLVQRGYTSVMSIILDEEAAEKQRKKAAAAIQHPAPPPPERVAVAVESKAFKTPPPSVFQGVFCRDIGVVGNLLAQAGFNRPIPVKYEALSC; the protein is encoded by the exons ATGGTTGATTATTGCAATCCAGCCATGGCTGTCGCATCTCCCTCTCTCGCCGGCGGAGAGAGGAAGCATTGGTGGCTCACCAACAAAAAG ATGGTGGATAGATACATGAGGGAAGCGAGGATGTTGATTGCGACGCAGGAGCAGAGCGAGATTGCGGCGGCGCTGGGGCTCCTGGAGGCGGCGCTGGCGCTGGCGCCGCGCATGGAGGTTGCGCTCGAGCTGAAGGCGCGGTGTTTGCTGCATCTCCGGCGGTTCAAGGAGGTGGCGGATATGCTGCAGGATTATATCCCGAGCTTGAAGATAGTCTCCTCTGATGATTCGTCGTCGAGCGCTTCGTCGGATAACTCGTCGACTCAGCTATCGAGAGAGCGAGTCAAGCTCCTCTCCTCCAGCGGCGACGAGCCTGCGTTCAGGTGCTTCTCCGTCTCCGATTTGAGGAAGAAAGTGATGGCTGGGCTCTGTAAAAACGTCGACAAGGAAGGGCAATGGAG GTACTCGGTATTGGGGCAAGCATGCTGCCATCTCGGCTTGATGGAGGAGGCAATGGTACTCCTCCAGACCGGAAAGCGCCTCGCCACCGCCGCATTCCGCCGCGAGAGCATCTCTCTCTCCGACGACATCTTCTCCTTCAACAAGTTCCCGCGCTCCGGCGAGAATCTGATCAGCAACCAGCCCCAAACCCCGCCGAAGACCGAGTCAGAGAGCATCTCCCACCTCCTCTGCCACATCAAACTCCTCATCCGTCGCAAGGCTGCCGCGATCGCCGCCCTCGACGCCGGCCTCTACGCCGAGGCCATCCGCCACTTCTCCAAAATCCTCGACGGCCGCCGCGGCGCACCCCAGGGGTTCCTCTCGGAGTGCTACGTCCACCGCGCCACCGCCTTCCAATCCGCCGGCCGGATCGCGGAGGCGATCGCCGACTGCAATCGCGCCCTCGCCCTCGAAACCTCGTGCATCGACGCCCTCACCGTCCGAGCCGGCTTGTTCGAGACCATCCGATGCTTGCCCGACAGCCTCCATGATCTGGAGCATTTGAAACTGCTCTACAACTCAATTCTCCGAGACCGGAAACTGCCCGGCCCCGTTTGGAAGCGGCAGAGCGTTCAATACAGAGAAATTCCCGGCAAATTGTGCTCCTTAGCAGCCAAAATTCAACAGCTGAAGCAGAGACTTGCCTCCGGAGAAACCGGCAACGTAGATTACTACGCATTGATTGGACTGAGAAGAGGCTGTTCGAGATCAGAGCTCGAGAGAGCTCATCTCCTGCTCACCCTCAAACACAAGCCGGATAAATCGTCTAGTTTCATCGAGAGGTGCGAGTTTGCAGACGAGAAAGACGTCGATTCTGTCCGTGATCGGGCCAAAATGTCGTCGTTGTTGCTGTATAGATTGGTGCAGAGGGGATACACCAGTGTAATGTCGATCATTCTGGATGAGGAAGCAGCTGAGAAGCAAAGGAAGAAGGCGGCCGCGGCCATTCAGCATCCGGCCCCGCCTCCGCCTGAGAGGGTGGCAGTTGCGGTGGAAAGCAAGGCCTTCAAAACTCCACCACCATCAGTCTTTCAAGGCGTTTTCTGCAGGGATATCGGCGTGGTTGGTAATCTGCTGGCGCAGGCCGGTTTCAACCGTCCGATTCCGGTGAAATACGAAGCTTTGAGCTGTTGA